A DNA window from Hydra vulgaris chromosome 13, alternate assembly HydraT2T_AEP contains the following coding sequences:
- the LOC136089840 gene encoding uncharacterized protein LOC136089840, with amino-acid sequence MQRMFLSFSEEEECLFCSVCLAHGNEKQKPSSFVTGFNSWTHIHQRIVEHESSKRHQECVEAYLHFSANRTILDMVQGQQYSLRKQQVLHRRLIVDRVVSIVKVIGKRGMPYRGKAGCEAVNVLANDRMDHGTFLEIVILVANAIAEEVQQAGIFLVQLDTTQDVTQADKCAIVLRYVTDKVEERLIGVVDSHSGKGSDLCKLMSNVLKQNGIDITKCVSDSTDGASNMAGAYDGFTTFFEKASPGHIHTWCYAHVLNLVVCDASSSNEASMTLFGILQKAAMFFRESYLRMDLWTDHMKEKNGQNIHKRLIGATRWRSKHDVLQKFFGTFRDGKGALYTDVVQVLEIAVSSAKLSVEARYDAQCLLTSLLKYKTVLTGFVYLRIMESTTPLSKRLQTSGLNFIKAFEMVKATISEIQTQSRNFDQVKVAADHFINVSATILDEKECDCVIQTDLPMVRKRIRKVMAGELANDDPLTDPLKKFEVEVHNDILDTVLRSLSTQFASHGELYSDMSCFDRNGFSELLECNIQKKSFRKSHVIFRQQAKKLTVDDVH; translated from the exons ATGCAGCGTATGTTTCTTTCATTTTCAGAAGAAGAAGAGTGCCTGTTTTGCAGTGTTTGTTTGGCACATGGAAATGAGAAGCAGAAACCAAGTTCGTTTGTAACAGGTTTTAACAGTTGGACTCATATTCATCAACGTATTGTGGAACACGAATCGTCAAAGAGACACCAAGAATGTGTCGAGGCTTATCTACATTTCTCTGCTAATCGAACCATTCTAGATATGGTACAAGGTCAGCAATATAGTCTACGAAAACAGCAAGTTTTACATCGTAGATTGATCGTGGACAGAGTAGTGTCAATTGTCAAAGTGATTGGTAAACGTGGTATGCCATATCGAGGTAAGGCTGGTTGCGAAGCCGTCAATGTTTTGGCTAACGACAGAATGGATCATGGAACATTTCTTGAAATCGTGATTCTTGTTGCGAA TGCCATAGCTGAAGAAGTACAACAAGCGGGAATATTCTTAGTGCAACTTGACACAACTCAAGATGTAACACAAGCGGATAAATGTGCGATAGTCCTGCGATACGTTACCGACAAAGTTGAGGAGCGACTTATTGGTGTTGTCGATTCACATTCTGGAAAAGGCAGTGATCTGTGCAAATTGATGTCAaatgttttgaaacaaaatgGCATTGATATTACTAAATGTGTGTCAGATAGTACTGATGGCGCGTCTAATATGGCCGGGGCATACGATGGATTTACTACATTCTTTGAAAAAGCGTCTCCTGGACACATTCACACATGGTGTTATGCGCATGTTTTAAATCTGGTCGTATGTGACGCCAGCAGCAGTAATGAAGCTTCAATGACACTTTTTGGTATACTTCAAAAGGCTGCTATGTTTTTTCGTGAGTCCTACTTGAGAATGGACCTTTGGACTGATcacatgaaagaaaaaaatggcCAAAACATTCACAAACGTCTTATCGGTGCTACTAGATGGAGGTCCAAACACGATGTCcttcaaaagttttttggtaCGTTTCGCGACGGTAAAGGAGCATTATACACAGACGTCGTTCAAGTACTGGAAATAGCAGTATCTTCCGCTAAATTAAGTGTTGAAGCACGCTATGATGCGCAGTGTCTATTAACGTCCTTATTGAAGTATAAGACTGTACTGACGGGATTTGTATATCTAAGAATAATGGAGTCAACCACACCACTGTCCAAACGCCTACAGACGTCTGGATTGAATTTCATAAAGGCGTTTGAGATGGTTAAAGCAACTATTTCAGAAATTCAGACTCAATCACGCAATTTTGATCAAGTTAAGGTGGCTGCAGACCATTTCATTAATGTGTCCGCAACCATTCTTGACGAGAAAGAATGTGATTGTGTTATACAGACAGATTTGCCAATGGTACGCAAAAGAATAAGAAAAGTAATGGCAGGAGAATTAGCAAATGATGATCCACTTACAGatcctttaaaaaagtttgaagtaGAGGTCCACAATGATATTCTAGACACAGTGTTAAGAAGTCTGTCGACTCAGTTTGCATCACACGGTGAACTGTACTCTGATATGAGTTGTTTTGACCGCAACGGATTTTCTGAGTTATTGGAAtgtaatattcaaaaaaagtcCTTCAGAAAATCTCATGTCATATTTCGGCAACAG gcGAAGAAACTCACTGTTGATGATGTGCATTGA